A single region of the Chitinophaga niabensis genome encodes:
- the topA gene encoding type I DNA topoisomerase, with amino-acid sequence MAKNLVIVESPAKAKTIEKILGKDFEVKSCFGHIRDLEKDDMGIDIQNSFKPKYIIPEDKEKVVKDLKKIAKDSDEVWLATDEDREGEAISWHLCEVLKLDPATTKRIVFHEITKPAIEKAVLNPRLLNMDLVNAQQARRILDRIVGFELSPVLWRKMSMRNSLSAGRVQSVAVRLIVEREREINSFTTTSTFKVEAFFLAKDITGKTITFKAEGPTKFKTADDAEKFLQQCVGAAYTVKDIQVKPGKKSPSAPFTTSTLQQEASRKLGYSVSKTMLLAQKLYESGQITYMRTDSVNLSETAMTDISNAIHKNYGERYYQSRKYKNKNENAQEAHEAIRPTYMENATVDDSDLKRLYELIWKRTIASQMSDAELEKTIAKIEISTNKEELTASGEVLKFDGFLKIYMEGQDDEDEADEDQEGVLPPLTVKQALELKEMKATERFTRPAPRYTEASLVKKLEELGIGRPSTYAPTITTVQKRGYVEKRDKEGVKRDVRILFLKKDQITKQTDQENTGAEKSKLFPTDLGMLVTDFLKQYFEKVMDYSFTANIEQQFDEIAHGKKVWNIMLDEFYNPFHHTVEETLEKAERVKGERLLGEDPATGKPVVARMGRFGPMVQIGKVEDEEKPRFAKLKQTQSIETISMEEAMDLFRLPRNLGLFEGTEVLVNIGRFGPYAQHDKKFYSLKKEMDPYSVELEEVAPLIAEKRTAKDERTIKVFEKEKIQVLKGPYGPYLKVGLRNFKIPKEKIDTAADLTVEEAKAIIEEIKANPPKKKAPARKKKAE; translated from the coding sequence ATGGCTAAAAATCTTGTAATTGTTGAGTCCCCGGCAAAGGCAAAAACGATAGAAAAAATTTTAGGTAAAGACTTTGAGGTTAAATCTTGTTTTGGTCATATCCGGGATCTTGAAAAGGATGACATGGGTATTGATATTCAGAACAGCTTCAAACCCAAGTATATAATACCAGAAGATAAGGAAAAGGTTGTAAAGGACTTAAAAAAAATAGCTAAGGACTCCGATGAGGTTTGGTTGGCAACGGATGAGGACCGTGAAGGGGAAGCCATATCCTGGCACCTTTGCGAAGTACTCAAGCTAGACCCTGCCACCACCAAACGCATTGTATTTCACGAGATTACGAAGCCTGCCATTGAAAAAGCCGTTCTGAATCCCCGCCTGCTGAACATGGACCTCGTGAATGCACAGCAAGCCCGCCGGATACTTGACCGTATTGTTGGTTTTGAACTATCGCCTGTATTATGGAGAAAGATGAGCATGCGCAATTCTCTTTCCGCCGGCCGTGTTCAATCTGTTGCCGTACGCCTGATCGTGGAAAGGGAAAGGGAGATCAATAGCTTTACTACTACCAGTACCTTTAAAGTGGAAGCTTTCTTCCTGGCAAAGGACATTACCGGGAAAACAATCACTTTTAAAGCGGAAGGACCTACCAAGTTCAAAACTGCGGACGACGCGGAAAAGTTCCTGCAACAATGTGTAGGTGCTGCGTATACCGTGAAGGACATACAGGTAAAACCGGGCAAGAAGAGCCCTTCAGCCCCTTTCACCACTTCTACCCTTCAGCAGGAAGCCAGCCGGAAACTGGGTTACAGTGTTTCCAAAACGATGCTGCTGGCTCAGAAGCTTTACGAAAGCGGTCAGATCACCTATATGAGAACGGATTCCGTGAACCTCTCGGAAACCGCTATGACGGATATCAGCAACGCCATCCATAAAAACTACGGAGAACGTTATTACCAGTCCCGCAAATACAAGAACAAAAACGAGAATGCCCAGGAAGCCCACGAAGCCATTCGCCCTACTTACATGGAGAATGCCACCGTGGACGATTCTGACCTCAAAAGATTATATGAACTGATCTGGAAACGTACCATCGCCAGCCAGATGAGTGATGCCGAACTGGAAAAGACCATCGCTAAAATTGAGATCTCTACTAATAAAGAAGAACTCACTGCCAGCGGTGAAGTATTGAAGTTCGACGGGTTCCTGAAGATATACATGGAAGGCCAGGATGATGAGGATGAAGCAGATGAAGACCAGGAAGGCGTATTACCACCGCTCACGGTTAAGCAGGCGCTGGAATTGAAGGAAATGAAAGCCACAGAACGTTTTACCCGCCCTGCTCCCCGTTATACGGAGGCCAGCCTGGTAAAGAAACTGGAAGAGCTGGGGATCGGCCGCCCCTCTACTTACGCTCCCACTATTACCACTGTTCAGAAACGTGGTTACGTGGAAAAACGTGATAAAGAAGGCGTGAAAAGGGATGTGCGCATCCTGTTCCTGAAAAAGGACCAGATCACCAAACAAACAGACCAGGAAAATACCGGCGCAGAGAAATCCAAGCTGTTCCCTACAGACCTGGGTATGCTGGTAACCGACTTCCTGAAACAATACTTCGAAAAAGTAATGGACTATAGCTTCACTGCTAATATTGAGCAGCAGTTTGATGAGATAGCCCATGGCAAGAAGGTATGGAACATCATGCTGGATGAGTTCTATAATCCTTTCCACCACACGGTGGAAGAAACACTGGAGAAAGCGGAAAGGGTGAAAGGAGAAAGGCTGCTGGGAGAAGATCCTGCCACCGGCAAACCGGTTGTAGCCCGTATGGGACGGTTTGGCCCGATGGTGCAGATCGGTAAAGTGGAAGATGAAGAGAAACCGCGCTTCGCCAAACTGAAACAAACACAAAGTATTGAAACCATCAGCATGGAGGAAGCGATGGACCTGTTCCGCCTTCCGCGTAACCTGGGCCTCTTTGAAGGAACAGAAGTGCTGGTGAATATTGGTCGTTTTGGCCCATATGCCCAACATGATAAAAAGTTCTATTCCCTGAAAAAGGAAATGGACCCTTACTCTGTAGAGCTGGAAGAAGTAGCGCCACTGATCGCGGAAAAACGTACGGCCAAGGATGAACGGACCATCAAGGTGTTTGAGAAAGAAAAGATCCAGGTGCTGAAGGGGCCTTATGGGCCTTATCTCAAAGTAGGACTAAGGAATTTCAAGATCCCTAAAGAGAAGATAGATACAGCGGCAGACCTTACCGTGGAAGAGGCGAAAGCGATCATTGAAGAGATCAAGGCCAATCCTCCGAAAAAGAAAGCGCCTGCACGCAAGAAGAAAGCAGAATGA
- a CDS encoding Rossmann-like and DUF2520 domain-containing protein — MDIVIIGAGNVAHCFGHLMKLHGHHVTQVISRRKEHARELAELLGGEFTTDLIDINMEADVYLLAVNDSVIPELNDLLRLGRRIVVHTAGAVPMEAIARISTNVGVMYPLQSIRKEIKSYPAIPLILEGRNEEVLKRLHALAQSISPITATMDSAQRLQMHLAAVFCNNFTNHLIALAKFYCEQEGRDFSLLAPIIRETFQRLDKYPPESVQTGPALRHDEQTMALHESILAQYPAMQQIYPMLSESIYQFHHAEK; from the coding sequence ATGGACATAGTTATTATAGGAGCTGGCAATGTGGCACACTGTTTTGGTCACCTGATGAAGTTACACGGTCACCATGTAACCCAGGTGATCAGCAGGCGGAAAGAGCATGCGCGGGAACTGGCTGAATTACTGGGAGGGGAGTTCACCACCGATCTGATAGATATTAATATGGAGGCGGATGTTTACCTGCTGGCCGTAAATGATAGCGTAATCCCTGAATTGAACGACCTCCTGCGGCTGGGAAGAAGGATTGTGGTCCATACCGCCGGAGCAGTTCCCATGGAAGCCATCGCCCGCATTTCCACCAATGTGGGGGTGATGTATCCCCTGCAAAGTATCCGGAAGGAGATCAAGAGCTATCCCGCCATCCCCCTCATCCTGGAAGGACGGAACGAGGAAGTATTAAAAAGGTTGCATGCCCTGGCCCAAAGTATATCTCCCATTACAGCCACCATGGACTCTGCCCAACGCCTCCAGATGCACCTGGCAGCTGTGTTCTGCAATAACTTCACCAATCACCTCATTGCCCTCGCTAAATTCTATTGTGAGCAGGAAGGAAGGGATTTTTCGCTGCTGGCCCCCATTATCCGGGAAACTTTCCAGCGGCTGGATAAATATCCACCCGAATCTGTACAGACCGGGCCGGCTTTAAGGCACGATGAACAGACCATGGCCCTTCATGAATCCATCCTGGCACAGTATCCTGCCATGCAGCAGATCTATCCCATGTTGTCCGAAAGTATTTACCAGTTCCACCACGCAGAAAAATAG
- a CDS encoding KdsC family phosphatase, whose product MEKQMNVLEQFRHIRTFVFDVDGVLTDGTVQLLPNGEQSRKMNIRDGYALQLAVKKGYRIAVISGGRSESVITRLNGLGITDIFTGVNNKQEKLEDYALEHDLLWEEVLFMGDDIPDYRAMQLCGLPVCPGDATPEIKSISKYISPVAGGQGCVRDVIEKVLKLNDHWTMDEGVPSR is encoded by the coding sequence ATGGAAAAACAGATGAATGTATTGGAACAATTCAGGCACATCCGCACCTTCGTATTTGATGTGGATGGTGTGCTGACAGACGGAACGGTACAATTGCTCCCGAATGGGGAACAAAGCCGCAAAATGAATATCCGGGACGGCTATGCCCTGCAGCTTGCGGTAAAAAAGGGCTATCGCATAGCCGTTATTTCCGGCGGACGTTCGGAAAGCGTAATTACACGCCTCAACGGATTAGGTATCACAGACATTTTCACCGGCGTGAACAATAAACAGGAGAAACTGGAAGATTATGCCCTTGAGCACGATCTGCTTTGGGAAGAAGTATTGTTCATGGGAGACGATATCCCGGATTACAGGGCCATGCAGTTATGCGGTTTACCGGTTTGCCCCGGAGACGCCACGCCAGAGATCAAAAGTATCAGTAAATATATTTCCCCCGTTGCCGGTGGCCAGGGCTGCGTACGTGATGTGATCGAAAAAGTACTGAAACTCAACGATCACTGGACAATGGACGAAGGGGTGCCATCAAGATAA
- a CDS encoding geranylgeranylglycerol-phosphate geranylgeranyltransferase — protein sequence MTLLAAFFRMIRYPNLIYIALTQLLLQYCVVRPVLLNSGAEPSLTLPHFLMLTLSTILVAAGGYIINDYFDINIDLVNKPEKMVVDRIINRRWAMAWHTILNMAGVSLGFLVAFQIGQFYLGFVQVICTLLLWFYSTSFKRQVLIGNVVISILTALSVVVVGFYEKQIYSSFEAIMSFEGRKLIKIIGVYATFAFVLSMVREIVKDMEDMIGDSKDGCRTLPIVWGLKKTKRFTILLMVILQALLITIMIVTGLKEWYAAVAYIFVFVLVPFTFFVQKPFLTAYSPEQYHKISTWIKIVMLTGILSMIFFKIML from the coding sequence ATGACTCTCCTCGCGGCTTTTTTCAGAATGATACGTTACCCGAACCTGATCTATATTGCACTGACGCAACTGCTGCTGCAATATTGCGTGGTTAGGCCCGTATTATTAAATAGTGGCGCGGAGCCTTCACTCACCCTCCCGCACTTCCTGATGTTAACCCTGTCTACCATCCTGGTAGCAGCCGGCGGATATATCATCAATGATTATTTCGACATCAATATAGACCTCGTCAATAAACCGGAAAAAATGGTGGTGGACAGGATCATCAACCGCCGCTGGGCCATGGCATGGCATACCATATTAAATATGGCCGGCGTATCGCTTGGTTTCCTTGTCGCTTTCCAGATCGGGCAGTTCTACCTGGGTTTTGTTCAGGTGATCTGCACCCTGCTGCTCTGGTTCTATTCCACTTCTTTCAAACGCCAGGTGCTGATCGGTAACGTGGTGATCTCCATCCTCACCGCACTGAGTGTTGTAGTGGTGGGTTTTTATGAAAAACAGATCTATTCCAGCTTTGAAGCCATTATGTCCTTCGAGGGCAGAAAGCTCATTAAGATCATTGGCGTATATGCCACCTTTGCTTTCGTATTATCCATGGTCCGCGAGATCGTGAAAGATATGGAAGACATGATCGGCGACAGCAAAGATGGTTGCCGCACCTTACCCATCGTATGGGGATTGAAAAAAACAAAACGTTTTACCATCCTCCTGATGGTGATCCTGCAGGCTTTGCTGATCACTATTATGATCGTAACGGGTTTGAAGGAATGGTATGCGGCCGTTGCTTACATCTTCGTTTTTGTACTGGTACCCTTTACGTTCTTTGTACAGAAACCATTTCTTACGGCCTATTCGCCGGAACAATATCATAAGATCAGTACCTGGATCAAGATCGTTATGCTCACAGGTATACTCTCCATGATCTTCTTTAAAATCATGTTATAA
- a CDS encoding Maf family protein — MYAGKRVILASQSPRRRQLLEQAGIPFEVMVSDAEETFPPEMPAAEVPVHIARLKANAVSASFGKEDVVIAADTIVLLDKKIIGKPVDRTDAINILSSLSGRIHEVITGVVIRFNGSEDAFSQTTEVHFKPLSREQIEYYVDHYQPFDKAGAYAIQEWIGAVGIDRINGCFYNVMGLPISQVAERLTRL; from the coding sequence ATGTACGCTGGTAAACGTGTAATCCTTGCATCGCAATCTCCGCGCCGCAGGCAGTTATTGGAACAGGCCGGTATTCCTTTTGAAGTGATGGTAAGTGATGCGGAAGAAACCTTCCCGCCGGAAATGCCTGCCGCCGAAGTACCGGTCCATATTGCCCGGCTAAAGGCTAATGCCGTCAGCGCATCTTTTGGAAAAGAAGATGTGGTCATTGCCGCAGATACCATTGTACTGCTCGATAAAAAGATCATCGGCAAGCCGGTGGACCGGACAGATGCCATCAATATCCTTTCCAGCTTAAGCGGACGTATACACGAAGTGATCACCGGCGTAGTGATCCGTTTCAATGGTTCGGAAGACGCCTTCTCCCAAACAACAGAAGTGCATTTCAAGCCCCTCAGCCGGGAACAGATCGAATACTATGTGGATCATTATCAGCCTTTTGATAAAGCCGGGGCCTATGCCATCCAGGAATGGATAGGGGCGGTGGGCATCGACCGCATTAATGGCTGCTTCTATAATGTAATGGGGCTCCCCATCAGCCAGGTAGCGGAACGGTTAACCAGATTATAA